A genomic region of Miscanthus floridulus cultivar M001 chromosome 3, ASM1932011v1, whole genome shotgun sequence contains the following coding sequences:
- the LOC136546072 gene encoding protein SAWADEE HOMEODOMAIN HOMOLOG 2-like — MERRSVRFVPSEIARMEKLAADRKEQVFDNKFCHKLAEEFNRSAGRAGSKALQATQVQGWFLNKFPASATKPTCVPTASQEKTSASEVNVSVSEKRSAASEEKHVCPLLPKKSTSASEVNVSVSKKRSAASEEKPFPLDTSVSNNEDEFSPVFPLETRDMIPELEDLEFEAKSAKDSAWYDIAMFLAHRTNKAGEVEVRVRFDGFGADEDEWVNVKKFIRQRSIPVESSQCKSIVEGDLVLCFREGNDEALHFDAHVLEVTRKQHDIRGCRCVFLIEYDHDQSQERVSLRRLSRRPKYF, encoded by the exons ATGGAGCGGCGGTCCGTCCGCTTCGTGCCATCCGAG ATTGCAAGGATGGAGAAATTGGCTGCAGATAGAAAAGAGCAAGTCTTTGATAACAAGTTCTGCCACAAGCTTGCAGAAGAATTTAA TCGTTCTGCTGGCCGTGCTGGAAGTAAAGCGTTACAGGCTACACAG GTTCAAGGATGGTTCCTTAATAAGTTTCCAGCATCAGCCACTAAACCTACTTGTGTGCCCACTGCTTCCCAAGAAAAGACTTCAGCCTCTGAAGTAAATGTATCAGTTTCTGAAAAAAGATCTGCAGCTTCTGAAGAAAAACACGTGTGCCCACTGCTTCCTAAGAAAAGTACTTCAGCCTCAGAAGTAAATGTATCAGTTTCTAAAAAAAGATCTGCAGCTTCTGAAGAAAAACCTTTCCCTCTTGATACAAGTGTTTCAAATAATGAGGATGAGTTTTCTCCTGTTTTTCCATTAG AAACTAGAGATATGATTCCTGAACTTGAAGACCTGGAGTTTGAGGCCAAGTCTGCAAAGGATTCTGCATG GTATGACATTGCCATGTTCTTGGCACACAGGACGAACAAGGCGGGTGAAGTA GAAGTCCGGGTGAGATTCGATGGTTTTGGGGCTGATGAGGATGAGTGGGTGAATGTCAAGAAGTTCATCCGCCAGCGTTCCATTCCTGTGGAGTCCTCACAGTGCAAAAGCATTGTTGAAGGAGACCTTGTCCTCTGCTTCAGG GAGGGAAACGACGAGGCATTGCATTTCGATGCGCATGTTCTTGAGGTTACGCGGAAGCAGCATGATATTAGGGGGTGCAGATGTGTATTCCTTATTGAATACGATCATGACCAAAGCCAG GAGCGGGTGAGCCTGAGAAGATTGTCTCGGCGGCCAAAGTACTTCTGA